A stretch of Pseudoliparis swirei isolate HS2019 ecotype Mariana Trench chromosome 14, NWPU_hadal_v1, whole genome shotgun sequence DNA encodes these proteins:
- the LOC130204372 gene encoding signal transducer and activator of transcription 1-alpha/beta-like isoform X4, whose translation MAQWEQLQLLDCKYLEQVDQLYDDSFPMDIRQYLSRWIESIDWDTAAYQDSLATVRFHDLLTQLDDQHGRFALDNNFLLQHNIRKIKRNLQDRFQEDPVHMAMVISRNLKEEKKILENAKNTEQVSEGSVSATMVEKQKLDNKVKDMKDRIQVADQYFKNLEDLQDEYDFKVNNQKNRENDVNGLSAMELAKEKMTVERMCLDLKTKRQEAVTQLSDLLTATQALLADLISEELPEWRQRQQIACIGGAPNACVDQLQSWFTSVAESLQQVRQHLNKLQELEQKFTYEHDPITQKKESLEARALGLLQSLLSSSLVVERQPCMPTHPQRPLVLKTGVQFTVKLRFLVKLQEFNYQLKVKALFDKDVTEKKGFRKFNILGTNTKIMNMEESNGSLAAEFRHLQLKEQKVPGNRNNEGPLIVTEELHSLSFESELQHNQSGLNIKLEAISLPVVVISNVCQLPSGWASILWYNMLTTEPKNLKFFLKPPLARWSQLSEVLSWQFSAVTKRGLNQEQLNMLADKLLGAKAKRNPEGQIPWVKFCKQQSANEKAFPFWLWIEGILDLIKRHLLPLWNDGSITGFLSKEREKALLSDKCPGTFLLRFSESSRDGAVTFTWIEHDVHDKPLFHSVEPYTKKELSAVSLADIIRTYKVMAAENIPENPLRFLYPDIPKVKAFGKYYPKPSESPEPMDVENGPEKSGYMKTELISVSEV comes from the exons ATGGCGCAGTGGGAGCAGCTCCAGCTGCTGGACTGCAAGTACCTGGAGCAGGTGGACCAGCTGTACGACGACTCGTTCCCCATGGACATCCGGCAGTACCTGAGCAGGTGGATCGAGAGCATCGACTG GGACACGGCGGCGTACCAGGACTCTCTGGCCACCGTCCGGTTCCACGACCTCCTCACGCAGCTGGACGACCAGCACGGCCGCTTCGCCCTGGACAACAACTTCCTGCTGCAGCACAACATTCGCAAGATCAAGAGGAACCTGCAGGACCGGTTCCAGGAGGACCCGGTCCACATGGCCATGGTGATCTCCAGGaacctgaaggaggagaagaagatccTGGAGAACGCCAAGAACACCGAG CAGGTCAGCGAGGGCTCCGTGTCGGCCACGATGGTGGAGAAGCAGAAGCTGGACAACAAAGTGAAGGACATGAAAGACAGAATTCAG gtggcGGATCAGTACTTCAAGAACCTTGAAGACCTGCAGGACGAGTACGACTTCAAAGTCAACAATCAGAAGAACAGAG AGAACGACGTGAACGGCTTGTCGGCGATGGAGCTGGCGAAGGAGAAGATGACGGTGGAGAGGATGTGCCTGGACCTGAAAACCAAACGCCAG GAGGCGGTGACGCAGCTCTCCGACCTGCTGACCGCCACCCAGGCGCTGCTGGCCGACCTGATCTCAGAGGAGCTGCCGGAGTGGAGGCAGCGGCAGCAGATCGCCTGCATCGGGGGGGCGCCCAACGCCTGTGTGGACCAGCTGCAGAGCTG gttcACCTCAGTAGCAGAGAGTCTCCAGCAGGTGCGTCAGCACCTGAACAAGCTGCAGGAGCTGGAGCAGAAGTTCACGTACGAGCACGACCCCATCACGCAGAAGAAGGAGTCCCTGGAGGCCCGAGCCCTGGgcctcctccagagcctcctGTCCAG ctctcTGGTTGTAGAGAGGCAGCCCTGCATGCCCACCCACCCTCAGAGACCCCTGGTGCTGAAGACAGGCGTCCAGTTCACCGTGAAACTCCG gtTCCTGGTGAAGCTGCAGGAGTTCAACTACCAGCTGAAGGTCAAGGCCCTGTTTGATAA aGACGTGACGGAGAAGAAAGG GTTTCGAAAGTTCAATATTTTGGGAACAAACACCAAAATCATGAACATGGAGGAGTCGAACGGGAGCCTGGCGGCAGAGTTCAGGCACCTG CAACTGAAGGAGCAGAAGGTTCCCGGCAACAGAAACAACGAG gggccTCTGATCGTCACTGAGGAGCTTCACTCGCTCAGCTTCGAGTCCGAGCTGCAGCACAACCAGTCGGGACTCAACATCAAGctggag GCCATTTCTCTGCCCGTCGTGGTCATCTCCAACGTGTGCCAGCTGCCCAGCGGCTGGGCCTCCATCCTCTGGTACAACATGCTGACCACCGAGCCCAAG AACCTGAAGTTCTTCCTGAAGCCTCCTCTGGCCCGGTGGTCCCAGCTGTCCGAGGTCCTCAGCTGGCAGTTCTCTGCGGTGACGAAGCGAGGCCTGAACCAGGAGCAGCTCAACATGCTGGCCGACAAGCTGCTGG GAGCAAAGGCCAAGAGGAACCCGGAGGGACAGATCCCCTGGGTCAAGTTCTGCAAG caGCAGAGTGCCAATGAGAAGGCGTTCCCCTTCTGGTTGTGGATCGAGGGGATCCTGGACCTGATCAAGAggcacctcctccccctctggaaCGACGG ctccatcACGGGCTTCCTCAgcaaggagagggagaaggctcTGCTGAGCGACAAGTGTCCCGGAACCTTCCTGCTGCGCTTCAGTGAGAGCAGCCGGGACGGAGCCGTCACCTTCACCTGGATCGAGCACGACGTGCACG ACAAGCCTCTGTTCCACTCCGTGGAGCCGTACACCAAGAAGGAGCTGTCCGCCGTCTCCCTGGCCGACATCATCCGCACCTACAAGGTGATGGCGGCGGAGAACATCCCGGAGAACCCGCTCCGCTTCCTCTACCCCGACATCCCCAAAGTCAAGGCCTTCGGGAAGTACTACCCCAAACCCTCAGAGT CGCCGGAGCCCATGGACGTGGAGAACGGCCCGGAGAAGAGCGGCTACATGAAGACGGAGCTCATATCCGTCTCAGAAGTGTAA